A section of the Alligator mississippiensis isolate rAllMis1 chromosome 8, rAllMis1, whole genome shotgun sequence genome encodes:
- the LOC102557640 gene encoding potassium channel subfamily T member 2 isoform X5, translated as MGEGRQEEALPLPPRYRFRDLLLGEWQLDERVQVEFYVHENTFKERLKLFFIKNQRSSLRVRLFNFFLKLLSCLLYIVRVLLDDPREGRGGCWGCPKQNHSNPPAARFDWTPIIWVNRPLPLWGLQVLVALISFLETMLLVYLGYKGNLWEQVLRVPFVLEVMTTVPFLITVLWPPLRNLFIPVFLNCWLAKHALENMINDLHRAIQRSHSAMFNQVLILGCTLLCLIFTCICGIQHLERAGNNLSLFDSLYFCIVTFSTVGFGDVTPRIWPSQLLVVVMICVALIVLPIQFEQLAFLWMERQKSGGNYSRYRAQTEKHVVLCVSALKIDLLMDFLNEFYAHPRLQDYYVVILCPTEMDLPVRRVLQIPLWAQRVIFLQGSALKDQDLMRAKMDDAEACFILSNRFEVDRVAADHQTILRAWAVKDFAPNCPLYVQILKPENKFHIKFADHVVCEEEFKYAMLALNCVCPATSTLITLLIHTSRGQTTPAESFRQRPDTWQPLSREGPTSPEQWQRTYSRCSANEVHHVRLGDSKFLGEYEGKSFTYASFHAHKKYGVCLMGVCREEQSSILLNPGPCHILAASDTCFYINVSKEENSALVRQQQDPAPPRRPASTAYRGLTRLPVHSILASMGTVAMDLPDSGSSPESVEAPDAEKRPSIAPVLEGPDTLPSPTLDLLSDPSEDEASPHEDGAASACWVKGYPSNTPYIGSSPTLCHLLPEKTPFCCLRLDKSCPHLPHEDARAYGFHNRLIIVSAERAGNGLYNFVVPLRAYYRPRKELNPIVLLLEDLPETHFLEAICWFPLVYYMVGSIDNLDDLLRCGVTFAANMVVVDKESSIIADEDYMADAKTIVNVQTLFRLFPGLNIITELTHPANMRFMQFKAKDRYGLALSKLEKKEREKGSNLVFMFRLPFAAGKVFSVSMLDTLLYQSFVKDYMISITRLLLGLDSLPGSGFLCALKVTEDDLWIRSYGRLYQKLCSTTGDVPIGIYRTESHLLPTSEWQAPGSPEAGEEVGEVPLARRKSLQWARRLSRRGARPPDPAPAARVRQQRLALHRRSERQELSALVRARLRHLGLSSTGFMDVLDHDNTFSYILLNPAPNTRLEVNDIVYLIRPDPLTLVSASGTSQKASTSATKDVPPL; from the exons ATGGGCGAGGGGCGGCAGGAGGAGGCGCTGCCGCTGCCCCCGCGCTACCGCTTCCGAGACCTGCTGCTGGGCGAGTGGCAGCTGGACGAGAG GGTCCAGGTCGAGTTCTACGTCCATGAAAACACTTTCAAGGAGCGGCTCAAGCTCTTCTTCATCAAGAACCAGCGTTCCA GCCTCCGCGTGCGGCTCTTCAACTTCTTCCTCAAGCTCCTCAGCTGCCTCCTCTACATTGTCCGGGTGCTGCTGGACGACCCCCGCGAGGGCCGGGGGGGCTG ctggggctgccccaaGCAGAACCACTCAAACCCCCCAGCAGCCCGGTTTGATTG GACCCCCATTATCTGGGTCAAcaggcccctgcccctgtggGGGTTGCAG GTACTTGTGGCTCTGATCAGCTTCCTGGAGACAATGCTGCTGGTTTACCTGGGCTACAAG GGCAACCTGTGGGAGCAGGTTCTGCGGGTGCCCTTCGTGCTAGAGGTGATGACCACTGTGCCCTTCCTCATCACg gtgtTGTGGCCCCCCCTACGCAACCTCTTCATCCCCGTGTTTCTGAACTGTTGGCTGGCCAAGCATGCACTGGAGAACATGATt aatgaCCTGCACCGTGCCATCCAGCGCTCGCACTCAGCCATGTTCAACCAGGTGCTGATCCTGGgctgcaccctgctctgcctcatcTTCACCTG catctgtgggatcCAGCACCTGGAGCGGGCGGGGAACAACTTGTCGCTGTTTGACTCGCTCTACTTCTGCATCGTCACCTTCTCCACTGTGGGCTTTGGTGACGTCACGCCACGCATCTGGCCCTCGCAGCTGCTGGTCGTTGTCATGATCTGCGTCGCCCTCATCGTCCTGCCCATACAg TTTGAGCAGCTGGCCTTCTTGTGGATGGAGCGCCAGAAGTCAGGGGGTAACTACAGTCGGTACCGGGCGCAGACGGAGAAGCACGTGGTGCTGTGTGTCAGCGCCCTCAAGATTGACCTGCTCATGGACTTTCTCAATGAGTTTTATGCCCATCCCCGGCTCCAG GACTACTATGTGGTGATCCTGTGCCCCACTGAGATGGACCTGCCCGTGCGCCGCGTGCTACAGATCCCGCTCTGGGCCCAACGTGTCATCTTCCTCCAGGGCTCGGCCCTCAAGGACCAGGACCTCATGAGAGCCAa GATGGATGACGCTGAGGCCTGCTTCATCCTCAGCAACCGCTTTGAGGTGGACCGTGTGGCAGCA gatCACCAGACCATCCTGCGAGCCTGGGCTGTGAAGGACTTTGCCCCCAACTGCCCCCTGTACGTGCAGATCCTTAAGCCTGAAAACAAGTTCCACATCAAGTTCGCAG aCCATGTGGTGTGCGAGGAAGAGTTCAAATATGCCATGCTGGCCCTCAACTGTGTGTGCCCAGCCACCTCCACGCTCATCACCCTGCTCATACACACCTCCCGGGGGCA GACCACCCCAGCAGAGTCCTTCAGGCAGCGGCCTGACACCTGGCAGCCCCTCTCCAG GGAGGGCCCCACATCACCGGAGCAGTGGCAGAGGACGTACAGCCGGTGCTCGGCCAATGAGGTGCATCATGTGCGCCTGGGAGACAGCAAGTTCCTGGGCGAGTATGAAGGGAAGAGCTTCACTTATGCATCCTTCCACGCCCACAAGAA GTACGGAGTGTGCCTGATGGGTGTGTGCCgggaggagcagagcagcatcctgctgaaCCCAGGGCCCTGCCACATCCTGGCTGCCAGCGACACCTGCTTCTACATCAACGTGTCCAAGGAGGAGAACTCAGCCCTGGTGCGGCAACAGCAGGACCCAGCACCCCCCCGCCGCCCTGCATCCACGGCCTACCGTGGCCTCACGCGCCTGCCTGTGCACAGCATCCTCGCCAGCATGG ggaCGGTGGCCATGGACTTGCCAGACtcaggcagcagccctgagagcgtCGAGGCACCAGATGCTGAGAAGCGACCCAGCATTGCACCTGTGCTGGAGGGGCCAGACacgctgcccagccccacactcgACCTGCTCAGCGATCCCTCTGAGGATGAGGCCAGCCCCCATGAGGAtggtgctgcctctgcctg CTGGGTGAAGGGCTATCCTAGCAACACGCCCTACATTGGGAGCTCGCCCACCCTTTGCCACCTCTTGCCGGAGAAGACCCCCTTCTGCTGCCTGCGGCTGGACAAG AGCTGCCCCCACTTGCCCCATGAGGATGCCCGTGCCTACGGCTTCCACAACCGGCTCATTATCGTGTCAGCTGAGCGTGCCGGCAATGGGCTCTACAACTTCGTGGTGCCATTGCGGGCCTACTATCGGCCTCGCAAGGAGCTCAACCCCATTGTGCTGCTGCTCGAGGACCT GCCTGAGACCCACTTCCTGGAGGCAATTTGCTGGTTCCCGCTAGTTTACTACATGGTGGGCTCCATTGATAA cctggatgATTTGCTGCGCTGTGGGGTGACCTTCGCGGCCAATATGGTGGTGGTGGACAAGGAGAGCTCCATTATCGCTGATGAGGACTACATGGCTGACGCCAAGACCATTGTCAATGTCCAGACCCTCTTCAG GTTGTTCCCGGGCTTGAACATCATCACAGAGCTGACGCACCCAGCCAACATGCGCTTCATGCAGTTCAAAGCCAAGGACCGCTATGGGCTGGCCCTGTCCAAGCTCGAGAAG AAGGAGCGGGAGAAGGGCTCCAACTTGGTGTTCATGTTCCGCCTGCCCTTCGCTGCTGGGAAAGTCTTCAGTGTCAGCATGTTGGACACGCTGCTCTACCAG TCGTTTGTGAAGGATTACATGATCTCCATCACCCGCCTACTGCTGGGCCTCGACTCACTGCCTGGGTCTGGCTTCCTGTGCGCA CTGAAGGTGACGGAGGACGACTTGTGGATCCGCTCCTACGGACGCCTCTACCAGAAGCTCTGCTCTACCACGGGCGATGTCCCCATTGGCATCTACCGCACTGAGAgccacctgctccccacctctgAG tggcaggctccaggcagcccagaggctggggaggaggtgggTGAGGTCCCCCTAGCACGGCGCAAGAGCCTACAGTGGGCGCGACGCCTGAGCCGCCGTGGTGCCCGTCCACCTGACCCTGCACCTGCTGCCCGTGTGCGCCAGCAGCGCCTAGCCTTGCACCGCCGCTCTGAGCGCCAGGAGCTCAGTGCTCTTGTCCGTGCCCGGCTGCGCCACCTTGGCCTCTCCTCTACTGGCTTCA TGGATGTTCTGGATCATGACAACACATTCTCCTACATCCTGCTCAACCCTGCACCCAACACACGGCTGGAGGTCAACGACATCGT GTATCTCATCCGCCCTGACCCCCTAACCCTGGTCTCGGCCAGCGGCACCAGCCAGAAAGCCAGCACCAGCGCCACCAAGGATGTCCCCCCGCTCTGA
- the LOC102557640 gene encoding potassium channel subfamily T member 2 isoform X1 codes for MRPQQSTREPRHPGPGVPRTPWSSCLPRSDVLPAPSTACPQHLVIDANRGSLRRQEEVPPQLTQRWEGSGSWRSEHGDTGSLDAWVLSSSVGGLDAWVLQGCLWLWSIPTPARVHLDGGFSRCPPGSPLAPIPPIAAHLPPPRRVQVEFYVHENTFKERLKLFFIKNQRSSLRVRLFNFFLKLLSCLLYIVRVLLDDPREGRGGCWGCPKQNHSNPPAARFDWTPIIWVNRPLPLWGLQVLVALISFLETMLLVYLGYKGNLWEQVLRVPFVLEVMTTVPFLITVLWPPLRNLFIPVFLNCWLAKHALENMINDLHRAIQRSHSAMFNQVLILGCTLLCLIFTCICGIQHLERAGNNLSLFDSLYFCIVTFSTVGFGDVTPRIWPSQLLVVVMICVALIVLPIQFEQLAFLWMERQKSGGNYSRYRAQTEKHVVLCVSALKIDLLMDFLNEFYAHPRLQDYYVVILCPTEMDLPVRRVLQIPLWAQRVIFLQGSALKDQDLMRAKMDDAEACFILSNRFEVDRVAADHQTILRAWAVKDFAPNCPLYVQILKPENKFHIKFADHVVCEEEFKYAMLALNCVCPATSTLITLLIHTSRGQTTPAESFRQRPDTWQPLSREGPTSPEQWQRTYSRCSANEVHHVRLGDSKFLGEYEGKSFTYASFHAHKKYGVCLMGVCREEQSSILLNPGPCHILAASDTCFYINVSKEENSALVRQQQDPAPPRRPASTAYRGLTRLPVHSILASMGTVAMDLPDSGSSPESVEAPDAEKRPSIAPVLEGPDTLPSPTLDLLSDPSEDEASPHEDGAASACWVKGYPSNTPYIGSSPTLCHLLPEKTPFCCLRLDKSCPHLPHEDARAYGFHNRLIIVSAERAGNGLYNFVVPLRAYYRPRKELNPIVLLLEDLPETHFLEAICWFPLVYYMVGSIDNLDDLLRCGVTFAANMVVVDKESSIIADEDYMADAKTIVNVQTLFRLFPGLNIITELTHPANMRFMQFKAKDRYGLALSKLEKKEREKGSNLVFMFRLPFAAGKVFSVSMLDTLLYQSFVKDYMISITRLLLGLDSLPGSGFLCALKVTEDDLWIRSYGRLYQKLCSTTGDVPIGIYRTESHLLPTSEWQAPGSPEAGEEVGEVPLARRKSLQWARRLSRRGARPPDPAPAARVRQQRLALHRRSERQELSALVRARLRHLGLSSTGFMDVLDHDNTFSYILLNPAPNTRLEVNDIVYLIRPDPLTLVSASGTSQKASTSATKDVPPL; via the exons ATGAGGCCCCAGCAGAGcaccagagaacccaggcatccaggacctGGCGTCCCCAGAACCCCCTGGTCCAGCTGCCTTCCCCGCAGCGACGTGCTGCCCGCACCCAGCACAGCTTGTCCCCAGCACCTGGTGATTGATGCCAACAGAG GCTCTTTAAGGAGACAGGAAGAGGTCCCCCCACAGTTGACACAGcgctgggaagggagtgggagttGGAGGTCAGAGCATGGGGacactgggagcctggatgcctgggttctctccagctctgtgggggggctggatgcctgggttctccaggGTTGTCTGTGGCTCTGGTCCATCCCCACACCTGCCAGGGTCCATTTGGATGGGGGTTTCTCTAGATGCCCCCCAGGGAGCCCCCTGGCCCCCATCCCACCCATTGCTGCCCATCTACCCCCTCCCCGCAGGGTCCAGGTCGAGTTCTACGTCCATGAAAACACTTTCAAGGAGCGGCTCAAGCTCTTCTTCATCAAGAACCAGCGTTCCA GCCTCCGCGTGCGGCTCTTCAACTTCTTCCTCAAGCTCCTCAGCTGCCTCCTCTACATTGTCCGGGTGCTGCTGGACGACCCCCGCGAGGGCCGGGGGGGCTG ctggggctgccccaaGCAGAACCACTCAAACCCCCCAGCAGCCCGGTTTGATTG GACCCCCATTATCTGGGTCAAcaggcccctgcccctgtggGGGTTGCAG GTACTTGTGGCTCTGATCAGCTTCCTGGAGACAATGCTGCTGGTTTACCTGGGCTACAAG GGCAACCTGTGGGAGCAGGTTCTGCGGGTGCCCTTCGTGCTAGAGGTGATGACCACTGTGCCCTTCCTCATCACg gtgtTGTGGCCCCCCCTACGCAACCTCTTCATCCCCGTGTTTCTGAACTGTTGGCTGGCCAAGCATGCACTGGAGAACATGATt aatgaCCTGCACCGTGCCATCCAGCGCTCGCACTCAGCCATGTTCAACCAGGTGCTGATCCTGGgctgcaccctgctctgcctcatcTTCACCTG catctgtgggatcCAGCACCTGGAGCGGGCGGGGAACAACTTGTCGCTGTTTGACTCGCTCTACTTCTGCATCGTCACCTTCTCCACTGTGGGCTTTGGTGACGTCACGCCACGCATCTGGCCCTCGCAGCTGCTGGTCGTTGTCATGATCTGCGTCGCCCTCATCGTCCTGCCCATACAg TTTGAGCAGCTGGCCTTCTTGTGGATGGAGCGCCAGAAGTCAGGGGGTAACTACAGTCGGTACCGGGCGCAGACGGAGAAGCACGTGGTGCTGTGTGTCAGCGCCCTCAAGATTGACCTGCTCATGGACTTTCTCAATGAGTTTTATGCCCATCCCCGGCTCCAG GACTACTATGTGGTGATCCTGTGCCCCACTGAGATGGACCTGCCCGTGCGCCGCGTGCTACAGATCCCGCTCTGGGCCCAACGTGTCATCTTCCTCCAGGGCTCGGCCCTCAAGGACCAGGACCTCATGAGAGCCAa GATGGATGACGCTGAGGCCTGCTTCATCCTCAGCAACCGCTTTGAGGTGGACCGTGTGGCAGCA gatCACCAGACCATCCTGCGAGCCTGGGCTGTGAAGGACTTTGCCCCCAACTGCCCCCTGTACGTGCAGATCCTTAAGCCTGAAAACAAGTTCCACATCAAGTTCGCAG aCCATGTGGTGTGCGAGGAAGAGTTCAAATATGCCATGCTGGCCCTCAACTGTGTGTGCCCAGCCACCTCCACGCTCATCACCCTGCTCATACACACCTCCCGGGGGCA GACCACCCCAGCAGAGTCCTTCAGGCAGCGGCCTGACACCTGGCAGCCCCTCTCCAG GGAGGGCCCCACATCACCGGAGCAGTGGCAGAGGACGTACAGCCGGTGCTCGGCCAATGAGGTGCATCATGTGCGCCTGGGAGACAGCAAGTTCCTGGGCGAGTATGAAGGGAAGAGCTTCACTTATGCATCCTTCCACGCCCACAAGAA GTACGGAGTGTGCCTGATGGGTGTGTGCCgggaggagcagagcagcatcctgctgaaCCCAGGGCCCTGCCACATCCTGGCTGCCAGCGACACCTGCTTCTACATCAACGTGTCCAAGGAGGAGAACTCAGCCCTGGTGCGGCAACAGCAGGACCCAGCACCCCCCCGCCGCCCTGCATCCACGGCCTACCGTGGCCTCACGCGCCTGCCTGTGCACAGCATCCTCGCCAGCATGG ggaCGGTGGCCATGGACTTGCCAGACtcaggcagcagccctgagagcgtCGAGGCACCAGATGCTGAGAAGCGACCCAGCATTGCACCTGTGCTGGAGGGGCCAGACacgctgcccagccccacactcgACCTGCTCAGCGATCCCTCTGAGGATGAGGCCAGCCCCCATGAGGAtggtgctgcctctgcctg CTGGGTGAAGGGCTATCCTAGCAACACGCCCTACATTGGGAGCTCGCCCACCCTTTGCCACCTCTTGCCGGAGAAGACCCCCTTCTGCTGCCTGCGGCTGGACAAG AGCTGCCCCCACTTGCCCCATGAGGATGCCCGTGCCTACGGCTTCCACAACCGGCTCATTATCGTGTCAGCTGAGCGTGCCGGCAATGGGCTCTACAACTTCGTGGTGCCATTGCGGGCCTACTATCGGCCTCGCAAGGAGCTCAACCCCATTGTGCTGCTGCTCGAGGACCT GCCTGAGACCCACTTCCTGGAGGCAATTTGCTGGTTCCCGCTAGTTTACTACATGGTGGGCTCCATTGATAA cctggatgATTTGCTGCGCTGTGGGGTGACCTTCGCGGCCAATATGGTGGTGGTGGACAAGGAGAGCTCCATTATCGCTGATGAGGACTACATGGCTGACGCCAAGACCATTGTCAATGTCCAGACCCTCTTCAG GTTGTTCCCGGGCTTGAACATCATCACAGAGCTGACGCACCCAGCCAACATGCGCTTCATGCAGTTCAAAGCCAAGGACCGCTATGGGCTGGCCCTGTCCAAGCTCGAGAAG AAGGAGCGGGAGAAGGGCTCCAACTTGGTGTTCATGTTCCGCCTGCCCTTCGCTGCTGGGAAAGTCTTCAGTGTCAGCATGTTGGACACGCTGCTCTACCAG TCGTTTGTGAAGGATTACATGATCTCCATCACCCGCCTACTGCTGGGCCTCGACTCACTGCCTGGGTCTGGCTTCCTGTGCGCA CTGAAGGTGACGGAGGACGACTTGTGGATCCGCTCCTACGGACGCCTCTACCAGAAGCTCTGCTCTACCACGGGCGATGTCCCCATTGGCATCTACCGCACTGAGAgccacctgctccccacctctgAG tggcaggctccaggcagcccagaggctggggaggaggtgggTGAGGTCCCCCTAGCACGGCGCAAGAGCCTACAGTGGGCGCGACGCCTGAGCCGCCGTGGTGCCCGTCCACCTGACCCTGCACCTGCTGCCCGTGTGCGCCAGCAGCGCCTAGCCTTGCACCGCCGCTCTGAGCGCCAGGAGCTCAGTGCTCTTGTCCGTGCCCGGCTGCGCCACCTTGGCCTCTCCTCTACTGGCTTCA TGGATGTTCTGGATCATGACAACACATTCTCCTACATCCTGCTCAACCCTGCACCCAACACACGGCTGGAGGTCAACGACATCGT GTATCTCATCCGCCCTGACCCCCTAACCCTGGTCTCGGCCAGCGGCACCAGCCAGAAAGCCAGCACCAGCGCCACCAAGGATGTCCCCCCGCTCTGA
- the LOC102557640 gene encoding potassium channel subfamily T member 2 isoform X4: MRPQQSTREPRHPGPGVPRTPWSSCLPRSDVLPAPSTACPQHLVIDANRGSLRRQEEVPPQLTQRWEGSGSWRVQVEFYVHENTFKERLKLFFIKNQRSSLRVRLFNFFLKLLSCLLYIVRVLLDDPREGRGGCWGCPKQNHSNPPAARFDWTPIIWVNRPLPLWGLQVLVALISFLETMLLVYLGYKGNLWEQVLRVPFVLEVMTTVPFLITVLWPPLRNLFIPVFLNCWLAKHALENMINDLHRAIQRSHSAMFNQVLILGCTLLCLIFTCICGIQHLERAGNNLSLFDSLYFCIVTFSTVGFGDVTPRIWPSQLLVVVMICVALIVLPIQFEQLAFLWMERQKSGGNYSRYRAQTEKHVVLCVSALKIDLLMDFLNEFYAHPRLQDYYVVILCPTEMDLPVRRVLQIPLWAQRVIFLQGSALKDQDLMRAKMDDAEACFILSNRFEVDRVAADHQTILRAWAVKDFAPNCPLYVQILKPENKFHIKFADHVVCEEEFKYAMLALNCVCPATSTLITLLIHTSRGQTTPAESFRQRPDTWQPLSREGPTSPEQWQRTYSRCSANEVHHVRLGDSKFLGEYEGKSFTYASFHAHKKYGVCLMGVCREEQSSILLNPGPCHILAASDTCFYINVSKEENSALVRQQQDPAPPRRPASTAYRGLTRLPVHSILASMGTVAMDLPDSGSSPESVEAPDAEKRPSIAPVLEGPDTLPSPTLDLLSDPSEDEASPHEDGAASACWVKGYPSNTPYIGSSPTLCHLLPEKTPFCCLRLDKSCPHLPHEDARAYGFHNRLIIVSAERAGNGLYNFVVPLRAYYRPRKELNPIVLLLEDLPETHFLEAICWFPLVYYMVGSIDNLDDLLRCGVTFAANMVVVDKESSIIADEDYMADAKTIVNVQTLFRLFPGLNIITELTHPANMRFMQFKAKDRYGLALSKLEKKEREKGSNLVFMFRLPFAAGKVFSVSMLDTLLYQSFVKDYMISITRLLLGLDSLPGSGFLCALKVTEDDLWIRSYGRLYQKLCSTTGDVPIGIYRTESHLLPTSEWQAPGSPEAGEEVGEVPLARRKSLQWARRLSRRGARPPDPAPAARVRQQRLALHRRSERQELSALVRARLRHLGLSSTGFMDVLDHDNTFSYILLNPAPNTRLEVNDIVYLIRPDPLTLVSASGTSQKASTSATKDVPPL; the protein is encoded by the exons ATGAGGCCCCAGCAGAGcaccagagaacccaggcatccaggacctGGCGTCCCCAGAACCCCCTGGTCCAGCTGCCTTCCCCGCAGCGACGTGCTGCCCGCACCCAGCACAGCTTGTCCCCAGCACCTGGTGATTGATGCCAACAGAG GCTCTTTAAGGAGACAGGAAGAGGTCCCCCCACAGTTGACACAGcgctgggaagggagtgggagttGGAG GGTCCAGGTCGAGTTCTACGTCCATGAAAACACTTTCAAGGAGCGGCTCAAGCTCTTCTTCATCAAGAACCAGCGTTCCA GCCTCCGCGTGCGGCTCTTCAACTTCTTCCTCAAGCTCCTCAGCTGCCTCCTCTACATTGTCCGGGTGCTGCTGGACGACCCCCGCGAGGGCCGGGGGGGCTG ctggggctgccccaaGCAGAACCACTCAAACCCCCCAGCAGCCCGGTTTGATTG GACCCCCATTATCTGGGTCAAcaggcccctgcccctgtggGGGTTGCAG GTACTTGTGGCTCTGATCAGCTTCCTGGAGACAATGCTGCTGGTTTACCTGGGCTACAAG GGCAACCTGTGGGAGCAGGTTCTGCGGGTGCCCTTCGTGCTAGAGGTGATGACCACTGTGCCCTTCCTCATCACg gtgtTGTGGCCCCCCCTACGCAACCTCTTCATCCCCGTGTTTCTGAACTGTTGGCTGGCCAAGCATGCACTGGAGAACATGATt aatgaCCTGCACCGTGCCATCCAGCGCTCGCACTCAGCCATGTTCAACCAGGTGCTGATCCTGGgctgcaccctgctctgcctcatcTTCACCTG catctgtgggatcCAGCACCTGGAGCGGGCGGGGAACAACTTGTCGCTGTTTGACTCGCTCTACTTCTGCATCGTCACCTTCTCCACTGTGGGCTTTGGTGACGTCACGCCACGCATCTGGCCCTCGCAGCTGCTGGTCGTTGTCATGATCTGCGTCGCCCTCATCGTCCTGCCCATACAg TTTGAGCAGCTGGCCTTCTTGTGGATGGAGCGCCAGAAGTCAGGGGGTAACTACAGTCGGTACCGGGCGCAGACGGAGAAGCACGTGGTGCTGTGTGTCAGCGCCCTCAAGATTGACCTGCTCATGGACTTTCTCAATGAGTTTTATGCCCATCCCCGGCTCCAG GACTACTATGTGGTGATCCTGTGCCCCACTGAGATGGACCTGCCCGTGCGCCGCGTGCTACAGATCCCGCTCTGGGCCCAACGTGTCATCTTCCTCCAGGGCTCGGCCCTCAAGGACCAGGACCTCATGAGAGCCAa GATGGATGACGCTGAGGCCTGCTTCATCCTCAGCAACCGCTTTGAGGTGGACCGTGTGGCAGCA gatCACCAGACCATCCTGCGAGCCTGGGCTGTGAAGGACTTTGCCCCCAACTGCCCCCTGTACGTGCAGATCCTTAAGCCTGAAAACAAGTTCCACATCAAGTTCGCAG aCCATGTGGTGTGCGAGGAAGAGTTCAAATATGCCATGCTGGCCCTCAACTGTGTGTGCCCAGCCACCTCCACGCTCATCACCCTGCTCATACACACCTCCCGGGGGCA GACCACCCCAGCAGAGTCCTTCAGGCAGCGGCCTGACACCTGGCAGCCCCTCTCCAG GGAGGGCCCCACATCACCGGAGCAGTGGCAGAGGACGTACAGCCGGTGCTCGGCCAATGAGGTGCATCATGTGCGCCTGGGAGACAGCAAGTTCCTGGGCGAGTATGAAGGGAAGAGCTTCACTTATGCATCCTTCCACGCCCACAAGAA GTACGGAGTGTGCCTGATGGGTGTGTGCCgggaggagcagagcagcatcctgctgaaCCCAGGGCCCTGCCACATCCTGGCTGCCAGCGACACCTGCTTCTACATCAACGTGTCCAAGGAGGAGAACTCAGCCCTGGTGCGGCAACAGCAGGACCCAGCACCCCCCCGCCGCCCTGCATCCACGGCCTACCGTGGCCTCACGCGCCTGCCTGTGCACAGCATCCTCGCCAGCATGG ggaCGGTGGCCATGGACTTGCCAGACtcaggcagcagccctgagagcgtCGAGGCACCAGATGCTGAGAAGCGACCCAGCATTGCACCTGTGCTGGAGGGGCCAGACacgctgcccagccccacactcgACCTGCTCAGCGATCCCTCTGAGGATGAGGCCAGCCCCCATGAGGAtggtgctgcctctgcctg CTGGGTGAAGGGCTATCCTAGCAACACGCCCTACATTGGGAGCTCGCCCACCCTTTGCCACCTCTTGCCGGAGAAGACCCCCTTCTGCTGCCTGCGGCTGGACAAG AGCTGCCCCCACTTGCCCCATGAGGATGCCCGTGCCTACGGCTTCCACAACCGGCTCATTATCGTGTCAGCTGAGCGTGCCGGCAATGGGCTCTACAACTTCGTGGTGCCATTGCGGGCCTACTATCGGCCTCGCAAGGAGCTCAACCCCATTGTGCTGCTGCTCGAGGACCT GCCTGAGACCCACTTCCTGGAGGCAATTTGCTGGTTCCCGCTAGTTTACTACATGGTGGGCTCCATTGATAA cctggatgATTTGCTGCGCTGTGGGGTGACCTTCGCGGCCAATATGGTGGTGGTGGACAAGGAGAGCTCCATTATCGCTGATGAGGACTACATGGCTGACGCCAAGACCATTGTCAATGTCCAGACCCTCTTCAG GTTGTTCCCGGGCTTGAACATCATCACAGAGCTGACGCACCCAGCCAACATGCGCTTCATGCAGTTCAAAGCCAAGGACCGCTATGGGCTGGCCCTGTCCAAGCTCGAGAAG AAGGAGCGGGAGAAGGGCTCCAACTTGGTGTTCATGTTCCGCCTGCCCTTCGCTGCTGGGAAAGTCTTCAGTGTCAGCATGTTGGACACGCTGCTCTACCAG TCGTTTGTGAAGGATTACATGATCTCCATCACCCGCCTACTGCTGGGCCTCGACTCACTGCCTGGGTCTGGCTTCCTGTGCGCA CTGAAGGTGACGGAGGACGACTTGTGGATCCGCTCCTACGGACGCCTCTACCAGAAGCTCTGCTCTACCACGGGCGATGTCCCCATTGGCATCTACCGCACTGAGAgccacctgctccccacctctgAG tggcaggctccaggcagcccagaggctggggaggaggtgggTGAGGTCCCCCTAGCACGGCGCAAGAGCCTACAGTGGGCGCGACGCCTGAGCCGCCGTGGTGCCCGTCCACCTGACCCTGCACCTGCTGCCCGTGTGCGCCAGCAGCGCCTAGCCTTGCACCGCCGCTCTGAGCGCCAGGAGCTCAGTGCTCTTGTCCGTGCCCGGCTGCGCCACCTTGGCCTCTCCTCTACTGGCTTCA TGGATGTTCTGGATCATGACAACACATTCTCCTACATCCTGCTCAACCCTGCACCCAACACACGGCTGGAGGTCAACGACATCGT GTATCTCATCCGCCCTGACCCCCTAACCCTGGTCTCGGCCAGCGGCACCAGCCAGAAAGCCAGCACCAGCGCCACCAAGGATGTCCCCCCGCTCTGA